CAGAATTTTTCGCGTCGGTAACTTTACCGGATATTTTCCCGGTGTTCCCGGCAAAAAGAATGTGAGAGAAACAGAAAAGAAATACAAAAAGGAGTCGAGCAATCTTCATTGCACAGCCTTATTAAGAAGTGAAACTGAATCGAAATGTAAAGCGCGTTGTAACAACATTACATAAATTAAGATGGACTGATGAAACATCAGGTAAATGGTCGTGGCAAACTTACGATTTTTTTTCACCATAATCAAACATTGAAAACGGAAAAATACACATAGCTCTTCTCCCAAACCGCAACCTGCTACCTGAAACCATCACGAGAACATTATTTGAGTTTCGAGCCGAGTCTCCGTATATTCGTCCCGTTCATTATACTCACTTTTCAATTTGGAAAATTCTCATGGCAAGTGTTCGGCTTGAAAACGTTTACAAAAAGTACGACAACAAAAACATCGCGGTGAATAATGTCTCATTTACTATTGAAGACAAAGAGTTTATCGTACTCGTCGGTCCATCTGGTTGCGGAAAGTCAACGACACTTCGAATGGTTGCCGGTTTGGAAGAAATTTCCGAAGGAAAAATTTTTATTGATGAAAAGGTCGTCAATGATGTAGTGCCGAAAGACCGGGACATAGCAATGGTTTTCCAAAACTACGCACTCTATCCGCACATGAGCGTCTATGAAAATCTTGCGTTCGGATTGAAAATCCGAAAACATGACAAGTCTGATATTGACACACGAGTTCGGAATGCCGCTCAGATTTTAGGAATCGGAGAATATCTTGAACGAAAACCGAAGGCGCTTTCCGGAGGTCAGCGGCAACGCGTGGCGCTCGGTCGCGCAATCGTTCGTAATCCCAAAGTATTTTTGTTTGATGAACCTCTTAGCAACCTTGATGCAAATTTACGCGTGCAGATGCGAACCGAAATTTCCCGCCTTCACAAACAACTGCAAACCACGATGATTTATGTTACACATGACCAAATCGAAGCGATGTCGCTCGGCGATAGAATTGTCGTGATGAAAGGCGGCATCGTTCAGCAGATTGATTCGCCGTTAGACATTTACCACAAACCTGCAAACAAATTCGTCGCCGGATTCATCGGCAGCCCGACGATGAATTTCATCGAAGGGACAATCACCAACACAAACGGATTTACATTCAAAGATTCATCCGGCTCGCTGACACTTCCCTTGACTTCCTCAAAAGAAAAATTATCATCGCTTGCGAATAAAGAGATTACTCTCGGTATCCGTCCCGAATCCATCTATGCGAAATCACAGAACGATTCGAGTCACGCACTCACCGCGCAACTCGATGTCACCGAACCGGTCGGGAATGAAATTTTCCTCTATTTCAAAATAGGAAAATCCCCTGAGCAATACGTCTCCAGAATTCCATCCGACATTCATCCGATAGCCGGCAAAGAATTTCAACTCTACTTCGATACGTCCAAACTCCACTTCTTCGACAAGACAACAGGTGAATCACTTTTGTAATCTCCTCTTAAATCACTCTGCGCGTCTCTGCGGTTTATTTAATTTTGAATAATCAGATTTCCATGCTTACTAAACCTCGACTCCTTCTCCTTTTTTTCCTTTTTCATTTTGCATTACTTCCTCTCAATGGAAATCCATCAGCAACGTTCTTGAGGCAACTCAAACAGACAACGGCGCGACATTTTCCTTAGAAGGAGAACAGGTTGATATTTCCATCCTCGCACCGGAAGTCATTAGAGTTCGATATTATCCGGTTGAATATTCCAATGCAACAGATTTTTCTTGGGCAGTCGTGAACATGAATATCGGTGGAAAGAACTTCAAGTTCGAGAGGTTCGAAGAGAAAACAGTACTCTCCACTTCTCTTCTTGAACTGAGAGTTGACCACAACCCGTTTCGTCTCTCCATCTACGATAAAAAAGATAGCCTCATCAATCAGGATGACCCGAAGAAAGGAATGGCTCGCTCAGGAAATGAAATCGCTGTTTGGAAAGTGATGCCGCAGGATGAATTTTATTTTGGACTGGGAGAAAAATCCGGCTCGCTCGACCGGAAAGGAAAATCGTATGCGAACTGGAACTCCGACATTCCCGCATACAAAGCAGACACCGACCCGCTCTATCAAACAATTCCGTTCTTCTACGGAATCAAAAAGGGAAACGCGTACGGAATTTTCTTTGATAATACGTATCGTTCCTATTTCAATTTCGGAAAAGAACATCCCGACCAATATTCGTTCGGCGCGGTTGATGGAGAAATGAATTACTACTTCATCTATGGACCGAAACCTAAAGACGTTTTGCAAAAATTCAACGCGCTCACCGGGACCATGCCGATGCCGCCGAAATGGTCAATCGGCTTTCAGCAATGTCGCTGGAGTTACTATCCCGAAACTCGTGTGCGTGAGATTGCAAAAAATTTCCGCGACCGGAAAATTCCGTGCGATGTCATCTATCTCGATATTCACTACATGGATGCATACAAATGCTTTACGTGGGATAACACTCGTTTTCCAAATCCGAAACAAATGACTACTGACCTTGCGAAAGATGGTTTCAAAATCGTTACCATCGTTGACCCGGGAATCAAAAAAGAAGAAGGCTATTGGGTGTATGATGAGGGAATGAAAGGAAATCACTTTGCAAAATATCCCGACGGCAAACCGTTTGTCGGAACAGTGTGGCCAGGCGCATGTGTCTTTCCTGATTTCACGAAACAAGATTCGCGTGATTGGTGGGGTTCACTCTACAAAAGTTTAGTTGATGTTGGTATCAAAGGATTTTGGAACGACATGAACGAGCCATCTGTGTTTGATTCACCCAATAAAACATTTGCACTTGAAGTGATGCACGATGCGAACGGCACTCCGTCCGACCACCGGAAAAATCATAACGTGTACGGAATGCAGATGGCACGCGGAACGTACGAAGGCTTGCTCAAACTCAAACCGAATGAACGCCCCTTTGTTCTTACCCGCGCAGGGTACGCTGGCGTTCAACGCTACTCTTCAATTTGGACGGGCGACAACATCAGCAACTGGGACCATCTTGAAATGGCAATTCCGATGTGCCTCGGTCTCAGCATTTCCGGGCAGCCATTTATCGGGACCGATATCGGCGGCTTCGTCGGAAATCCGAGCGGAGAATTGTTTGCTCGCTGGATGCAACTTGGCGTGTTCACACCGCTCATGCGCGCTCATTCTGTTATTGATGCAATGAACAAAGAGCCGTGGGAATTCGGACCGGAGGTTGAAGCAATCAATAAAAAGTCAATCGAGATGCGGTACAAATTTTTACCCTACATCTACACACAATTTTACAACGCCGCGACTGACGGCACACCGCTCATGCGTCCGCTCGTGTATGATTACCCCGAAGACGGAAACACGCTCTGGAAAGATGATTTGTTTATGTTCGGTGATGCACTTCTCGTCGCTCCTGTTATTGAAGAACGGGCAACAAAGCGAGGCGTCTATCTTCCCGCAGGCGAATGGTACGATTACTGGTCGAACGAAAAAATTTCCGGCGGGAAAGACATCACTGTTGATGCACCACTCGACAGACTTCCGTTGTTTGTGAAAGCCGGCTCGATTATTCCGACACAGCAAGTCGTTCAATACACTGACCAGGAACCGATTGACCCGTTGACCTTAGAAATATTTCCTGCTGCCATTGCCGAGACTGAGTGGTATGAAGATGATGGTATCAGTCTCGATTATCAACAAGGAAAATATTTCACCCGGGAAGCAACGTTTAGCCAAACGAAAGAGAACATGAAAGTTGCTCTTACCCAACCAAAAGGTGACTACAAACCACCGATGCGTACAATCGTCA
This Ignavibacteriota bacterium DNA region includes the following protein-coding sequences:
- the ugpC gene encoding sn-glycerol-3-phosphate ABC transporter ATP-binding protein UgpC, yielding MASVRLENVYKKYDNKNIAVNNVSFTIEDKEFIVLVGPSGCGKSTTLRMVAGLEEISEGKIFIDEKVVNDVVPKDRDIAMVFQNYALYPHMSVYENLAFGLKIRKHDKSDIDTRVRNAAQILGIGEYLERKPKALSGGQRQRVALGRAIVRNPKVFLFDEPLSNLDANLRVQMRTEISRLHKQLQTTMIYVTHDQIEAMSLGDRIVVMKGGIVQQIDSPLDIYHKPANKFVAGFIGSPTMNFIEGTITNTNGFTFKDSSGSLTLPLTSSKEKLSSLANKEITLGIRPESIYAKSQNDSSHALTAQLDVTEPVGNEIFLYFKIGKSPEQYVSRIPSDIHPIAGKEFQLYFDTSKLHFFDKTTGESLL
- a CDS encoding DUF5110 domain-containing protein, which encodes MNIGGKNFKFERFEEKTVLSTSLLELRVDHNPFRLSIYDKKDSLINQDDPKKGMARSGNEIAVWKVMPQDEFYFGLGEKSGSLDRKGKSYANWNSDIPAYKADTDPLYQTIPFFYGIKKGNAYGIFFDNTYRSYFNFGKEHPDQYSFGAVDGEMNYYFIYGPKPKDVLQKFNALTGTMPMPPKWSIGFQQCRWSYYPETRVREIAKNFRDRKIPCDVIYLDIHYMDAYKCFTWDNTRFPNPKQMTTDLAKDGFKIVTIVDPGIKKEEGYWVYDEGMKGNHFAKYPDGKPFVGTVWPGACVFPDFTKQDSRDWWGSLYKSLVDVGIKGFWNDMNEPSVFDSPNKTFALEVMHDANGTPSDHRKNHNVYGMQMARGTYEGLLKLKPNERPFVLTRAGYAGVQRYSSIWTGDNISNWDHLEMAIPMCLGLSISGQPFIGTDIGGFVGNPSGELFARWMQLGVFTPLMRAHSVIDAMNKEPWEFGPEVEAINKKSIEMRYKFLPYIYTQFYNAATDGTPLMRPLVYDYPEDGNTLWKDDLFMFGDALLVAPVIEERATKRGVYLPAGEWYDYWSNEKISGGKDITVDAPLDRLPLFVKAGSIIPTQQVVQYTDQEPIDPLTLEIFPAAIAETEWYEDDGISLDYQQGKYFTREATFSQTKENMKVALTQPKGDYKPPMRTIVMKFNAQSKKPTTVFLDRDELQFSSKEIEPTTALTWAYNSSQKILWVRIPDTFGLQKVIVQY